One genomic segment of Hordeum vulgare subsp. vulgare chromosome 2H, MorexV3_pseudomolecules_assembly, whole genome shotgun sequence includes these proteins:
- the LOC123425149 gene encoding acidic leucine-rich nuclear phosphoprotein 32-related protein 1-like isoform X1: protein MGRGRGGRNRKPRNSATFRLCPRPGAADPSDRVLVRVDGNQYHVPGLDDDDDDCSYFEGAIPSADDDGAEPSSSPSGAALPDHVRRAILELGLPDDGYNYLDHIREIRPSYSSTGGGGSSTVFLPTRRAARCGLPLSVKAYDARGVEVGLDNAAATGELIPVEEAIDPDVTDLLEEREVPPVPIDDYEGESVVVPLVALENEDDGTSEDEDDGTSEDEDDGTSEDEDDGTSDDEGEQSKVPTGSLEYEDEDSELEDDFVIIANQPEEEDQMDLEDDFVILANQPDEQMDTRLELPYGHVKCLLWERMLR, encoded by the exons ATGGGCCGTGGTCGAGGAGGCCGCAACCGCAAGCCGCGCAACTCCGCCACGTTCCGCCTCTGCCCGCGCCCCGGCGCCGCCGACCCCTCGGACCGCGTCCTCGTCCGCGTCGACGGCAACCAGTACCACGTCCCCGgcctcgacgacgacgacgatgactgctCCTACTTCGAGGGCGCCATCCCCTCCGCGGACGACGACGGCGCCGAGCCCTCGTCCTCGCCCTCCGGGGCCGCCCTCCCCGACCACGTCCGCCGCGCGATCCTCGAGCTCGGCCTCCCCGACGACGGCTACAACTACCTCGACCACATCCGCGAGATCCGCCCTTCCTACTCCTCCACCGGCGGCGGGGGCTCGTCCACCGTGTTCCTCCCCACCCGCCGCGCCGCGCGCTGCGGCCTCCCGTTGAGCGTCAAG GCTTACGACGCGCGTGGTGTTGAGGTTGGTCTGGACAATGCCGCCGCAACGGGAGAGCTGATCCCAGTCGAGGAGGCTATCGACCCGGATGTCACCGACCTGCTTGAGGAGAGGGAGGTGCCACCGGTGCCCATCGATGATTACGAGGGGGAGAGCGTGGTGGTGCCACTTGTGGCCTTGGAGAATGAAGATGATGGGACCTCGGAGGATGAAGATGATGGGACCTCGGAGGATGAAGATGATGGGACCTCGGAGGATGAAGATGATGGGACCTCGGATGATGAGGGTGAGCAGAGCAAGGTACCAACCGGGAGCTTGGAGTATGAGGATGAGGATTCAGAGCTGGAGGACGATTTTGTTATCATTGCAAATCAGCCCGAGGAGGAAGACCAGATGGACTTGGAGGACGATTTCGTTATCCTTGCAAACCAGCCTGACGAGCAGATGGACACCAGGTTGGAGCTGCCTTATGGGCATGTTAAATG CTTGCTTTGGGAAAGAATGCTGCGGTAA
- the LOC123425149 gene encoding acidic leucine-rich nuclear phosphoprotein 32-related protein 1-like isoform X2 produces MGRGRGGRNRKPRNSATFRLCPRPGAADPSDRVLVRVDGNQYHVPGLDDDDDDCSYFEGAIPSADDDGAEPSSSPSGAALPDHVRRAILELGLPDDGYNYLDHIREIRPSYSSTGGGGSSTVFLPTRRAARCGLPLSVKAYDARGVEVGLDNAAATGELIPVEEAIDPDVTDLLEEREVPPVPIDDYEGESVVVPLVALENEDDGTSEDEDDGTSEDEDDGTSEDEDDGTSDDEGEQSKVPTGSLEYEDEDSELEDDFVIIANQPEEEDQMDLEDDFVILANQPDEQMDTRLELPYGHVKW; encoded by the exons ATGGGCCGTGGTCGAGGAGGCCGCAACCGCAAGCCGCGCAACTCCGCCACGTTCCGCCTCTGCCCGCGCCCCGGCGCCGCCGACCCCTCGGACCGCGTCCTCGTCCGCGTCGACGGCAACCAGTACCACGTCCCCGgcctcgacgacgacgacgatgactgctCCTACTTCGAGGGCGCCATCCCCTCCGCGGACGACGACGGCGCCGAGCCCTCGTCCTCGCCCTCCGGGGCCGCCCTCCCCGACCACGTCCGCCGCGCGATCCTCGAGCTCGGCCTCCCCGACGACGGCTACAACTACCTCGACCACATCCGCGAGATCCGCCCTTCCTACTCCTCCACCGGCGGCGGGGGCTCGTCCACCGTGTTCCTCCCCACCCGCCGCGCCGCGCGCTGCGGCCTCCCGTTGAGCGTCAAG GCTTACGACGCGCGTGGTGTTGAGGTTGGTCTGGACAATGCCGCCGCAACGGGAGAGCTGATCCCAGTCGAGGAGGCTATCGACCCGGATGTCACCGACCTGCTTGAGGAGAGGGAGGTGCCACCGGTGCCCATCGATGATTACGAGGGGGAGAGCGTGGTGGTGCCACTTGTGGCCTTGGAGAATGAAGATGATGGGACCTCGGAGGATGAAGATGATGGGACCTCGGAGGATGAAGATGATGGGACCTCGGAGGATGAAGATGATGGGACCTCGGATGATGAGGGTGAGCAGAGCAAGGTACCAACCGGGAGCTTGGAGTATGAGGATGAGGATTCAGAGCTGGAGGACGATTTTGTTATCATTGCAAATCAGCCCGAGGAGGAAGACCAGATGGACTTGGAGGACGATTTCGTTATCCTTGCAAACCAGCCTGACGAGCAGATGGACACCAGGTTGGAGCTGCCTTATGGGCATGTTAAATGGTGA
- the LOC123425150 gene encoding ras-related protein RABA5a: MAYGGDEQQSQDYLFKIVLLGDSSVGKSNLLARFARNEFFPNSKSTIGVEFQTQKLVIDGKEIKAQIWDTAGQERFRAVTSAYYRGAVGALLVYDITRRQTFDSVGRWLNELHAHSDMNVVTILIGNKTDLKHAREVSPAEGKALAEAQGLFFMETSALDSSNVTAAFQTVVKEIYSILSRKVFQSQEQKKSELQSLSNGKAVVLQSDAPSATSSGGRWCCSS, encoded by the exons ATGGCTTATGGTGGAGATGAGCAGCAAAGCCAGGATTATCTATTCAAAATTGTTCTGCTTGGTGACTCTTCTGTTGGCAAATCAAATTTGCTTGCCAGATTTGCTAGGAACGAGTTCTTTCCAAATTCGAAATCCACAATAGGAGTAGAATTCCAGACCCAGAAATTGGTAATTGATGGAAAGGAAATTAAAGCTCAGATATGGGACACAGCAGGACAAGAACGTTTCAGAGCTGTCACATCTGCCTACTACAGAGGAGCCGTTGGAGCTCTTCTGGTTTATGATATTACCAGACGCCAGACATTTGACAGTGTTGGCCGATGGCTTAATGAACTGCATG CTCATTCCGACATGAACGTCGTCACAATTCTGATTGGCAACAAGACTGACCTCAAGCATGCGCGGGAGGTGAGCCCTGCGGAAGGCAAAGCCCTGGCAGAGGCGCAGGGCCTCTTCTTCATGGAAACCTCGGCGCTGGACTCGTCGAACGTCACAGCAGCTTTCCAAACCGTGGTCAAGGAGATCTACAGCATACTAAGCAGGAAGGTGTTCCAATCTCAAGAGCAGAAGAAAAGCGAGCTGCAGTCGCTAAGCAACGGGAAAGCCGTGGTTCTGCAGAGCGACGCCCCCAGTGCCACAAGCAGCGGCGGGAGGTGGTGCTGTTCGTCGTAG